ggaaatttttttaagcgaagcctttaaaaaaaaaaaaaaaagcaacacctgggtggctcagtcccttaagcgtctgaccccggctcaggtcatgatctcccagtttctgagtttgagaccagagcctgctttggatcctctgtcccattctgtctctgcccctccccgacttacactctctgtctctcaaaataaacaaacaaacaaacaaacaaacaaacaaaaaagcacctCCAAGCCCACACAGTGAGGTCTCATACACTTGCGTTCTAATTGTTTGAAGACAGCCGgaggccccccctcccctcccccctctggcCCCGAGAGGCTGTGTTCCTGCTGTCCCTTTTATAGCCTagtgaggagaggaaggagaacagGCACCCTTGCCGTGGGAGCATTCAGGATGGGGGGTTCTTCTTACAGGAAAAGTGTGGAGTGGTCAGACTCCCTGAATTTCCCATCCccctttttacttgttttgtttttggttgttttaggACTTTGTTGCGGGGAGAGAGGGATCCCTAGAGGAGGATACTGGCTAATAATTGGGAGTAGCTCATGCTCCCCGATGAATGTCTAAGCTGTGAAAAGAGGTAAGGAAATTAACCATCTATTGTTGAATGACTGTTTGCTGAACATCGCCAGCGACGTCCTGAGGTGAAATGATATGTACCTGGTTCCATAAAATAATGAGtcagaaagataaataattatGGACCACTGGAGTTATAAATAGGggagagttggggcacctgggtggctccgttggttaagcgtccgacttcggctcaagtcatgatctcatggttcgtgggttcgagccccgcgtcgggctccgtgctgacagcatagaggctggagcctgcttcagattctgtgtctttgtctctgctcttcctctgctcacgctctgtctgtctgtctctctctctctcaaaaaataaataaatacttttaaaaattaagtagggAAGTGTCAATTATTTACAGTTACTGAAGCAGCTAGACCCACTCAGTGTTGAGTGGGTGCTTCTGGAGAAggcagtggggagtggggaggcaggATTCCCTGGGGGATGAATGAGAAAAGAGTGCCGGCTCATAGCTGTGTCTTGTTGGGAATTGTTTTCAAAGGGAACCACCTAGAACAAGGAGATGCTTCCTCCCCAGGACAGAACACCTAACAATTGGTTGCTGTGGCCGATCCAAAGCCCAGGTGACTCACGGGGGCATATCTTGGTCTTCTTTGCCCAACCAGATGGTCAGTGGGCAAATACTGCAGCCACAGGTGAGAAGGGCATGGAGGTCAGGGACACAGACTTCAGGGACGAGGGCCAAGCCCCTCCACCAGGCGAGCCACATAAAGCAGCGGCTGTGCTGGCCCAGGGCGAGCACatgggagaggaagcagagggctGCCTTAGCCAGCTGTGCACCCGAGCTTGGAGATAGCAGTCTGGTCCACTAATCCTTTTCTTAAAGTTCTCCCAGGACCAATCCGAATCCTGGAGGAAGTGGAATCAACAGCACAAGGGGCTGATGGCCACGAGAGCCTGGATTCTCTCCTCAGGACCATAAACGACACTGATTCCCCCAGAGTCTGGGCGCCTGGTCTGGAACTGCCCTCATCACACGGGCACTTTGCTTTGAAAACCCTATAAGCTTTTTGAAGGTAGAATCTAGTCATTTGTATCCCCTGGGGCACCATTCCCCAAAAATGTACACCTGGTTCATGATTTTAGATGGCGTACAGGTGAATGTTATGATTCATTATTACTGCTTTTGAATTTCAAGACTTGTGTAAATCATTTAAGACCTCACAATTCCCTCCAGGGGGAATGTGTGTCATTttcctcggacactcctggctacccaagaacaaaggaaagggttttttttttttgtttttttttttttaatttttttttcaacgttttttatttatttttgggacagagagagacagagcatgaacgggggaggggcagagagagagggagacacagaatcggaaacaggctccaggctccgagccatcggcccagagcccgacgcggggctcgaactcgcggaccgcgagatcgtgacctggctgaagttggacgcttaaccaactgcaccacccaggtgccccaggaaaggggtttaagggcttgccatggtgatgtgggaaactaaggcaaacaaaaaatgaaattcccTCCCAATGaaagtgacctccctctaggagctcagctgcctcgatggtgacactttgctaggggcaaaagggaatcttggcttcaCGTTatcctgaccgccccccccctcccccgccaagatcctgtaagtctactttaacatataaaaatttctttggaaacttcctttatctcaactccccaagacatatgctggcaatcatacccCAAACATATGGttcctgatatacatctgaagggtctcatgactgaggttttactaaatggtaataaatggcataTTCCTAACAACACCTAGCCTCAAGgttctggaaaccttgcttcccaAATACCTTAGAGACTGACTCTACCCCTAACCCCCCTCCCAACTTAGGGTATATGATCATTTCTCCCTCACAACCCCaatgcagctcttcctgcccatgggtcctgtccccgtgctttaataaaaccacctttttgcaccagaCGTCTTCAAAAATTCTTTTCGGCCATCGGCTCTggaccccaccatcaccccaaaccCCATCAGTGGGAACGGTTGCCTAGCAATGTTAAAGTACTGAAAAGTACCACTGAACTTTGTAGTTAATAACGGTTGAGATGCTAacttttatattatgtatattttaaaaatatatgtataaaaattatcaaaaatcataaaaaaatataaacagatgaTGTGGCTCAAATCGAGGTGGCATGTGATACccaagtttggaaaacactgtccCAGCCTCACCGGGCGTGTGGTTACAGGTTATTTGCATGCAAATGGGAAGGCTTTTTCAATATTCtgaagttgccttttttttttttttttttttttaatttccatttctgggCAAAAACGGCTCTAGTAAACAAACAGGCACAAAACGGAAGAATTGTGAcgtttgttgagaatttctgtaCTAGTGCTCTGCTTTAGCTTACTTAATTCTAACACTGGTGTAGGGACTAGCCCAGGAGCACAGACTGGGACACTGGGTCCCGTAGCCAGTGCGGGGCTAGAATACCCTTCCACACCGGGCAGCCCACCCCCATGCTGAGGTCTCTGGGGTGCCCCTCACTGCTTCCTGCTGACCCCACATCATCTTCTAGCCATTggacactgcaaaaaaaaaaaaaaaaatcccaccccTTTGGGATTTTGTATCTGCAAGGGCACTAAGGTGGAGAAGGAGTTGGGGACCAAGTGGTACCTGAATAGTGGAAGCAAATGTTGTCCTTCACAGCACAGCACACACACCAAAGCCAGAGACAACACTGGGTCTGAGCCCTTGAGTGTGATGTAGTTAGtcttggccccccccccccgccccaccccccccaccccccgaaaaCAGACGGCGCACACCCTTGCTGTGGAAAACACAAaggtgagaggggaaaaaacccacCACCACAAAGAACCTGTCAGCACTGCCTAGAAATAAGCACACATCACCTTCTGGTCCATAGATTTCCCATTTTTACTGGgcatactcacacacacaatctattttaaaaacGGATTTTACAACACATATACCACCTGGTTCACAACGAAATACATGTATTGtggacattttctttttacaacAGTTTAAGTACTTGCAAGGTATGGAGAAAacataatttcttcttcttcttttaatgtttatctacttttgagagagagacagagcgcaagcaggggaggggcagagagagagggagacacagaatcggaagcaggctccaggctctgagctgtcaggacagagcccgatgcggggcttgagcccatgaattgtgagctcgtgacctgagccaaagtcagacgcttaactgactgagccacccaggagcccctcaaggtGAGATCTTGGTTGATTTTGGTCAACTCTACTCCTCAGTTTTGCCCCAGTTCCACATTAGGAGTAGCTTTTAGTAATCTGAAGATAGAATTCAGTTGTTTAAAGGAAACAGGAAGCCCTTGGTAAAGAAACATGTATCAAGAAACAGAACTTGGTCACAGTGTAGATATggctgacttttcttttctttcttttttttttttttttacaaaagttttttggagaggagaaggcagaggaaagtaGTTGGGACTTTAAGAAAGTGTTACGGACCGTGATGAAAATCCATCCGCTGTTTCAAGGCAACTAACAAATGATCATCTTCCAGTTAGGACATTAGGGTGACGGCCTTTACAGGTTATGGGGTTTGCATGGAAATACCCCATATGCCGGTGTCTGTTAACAGTAACTTTGTATAGCAAGGCAGATGCCAGCTAGAGAGAAAGTGATGCCCGAAGACGGTGCTAATTCTGGAGTCCTGGAAACCAGGAAGTGCTCATCCATCACGTGGCCATCTGAAAGGTAAGGACACTTGGTCATTAAAGGAAATCCCTCCACATGGCACATGGCACATCTACACCCGCCAAAAATCAGTTGGGACCCCACATTCGGTGAGTACAGGGTGCTCGTGGGACCAAACAGTACCGATTACGTGGAATTCAGACTCCCCTGAAaaaccatctttcttttttttttttaatttttttttcaacgttttttatttatttttgggacagagagagacagagcatgaacgggggaggggcagagagagagggagacacagaatcggaaacaggctccaggctccgagccatcagcccagagcctgacgcggggctcgaactcacggaccgcgagatcgtgacctggctgaagtcggacgcttaaccgactgcgccacccaggcgcccctgaaaaaccATCTTTCAACACAGGTTGACATGGGTCTCCCGTTAACTTGGTTTTCCCTGGACACATGCCCTCACACCTGGAAAAGTACCCCAGCCGGTGACAATGGCAGGGATGCAGCCGAACTTGGTTAGGCGCTGATGCTAAGGAGACAGCACGTTTTGGGTCCCGAGTTCCAGGAAGAAAATATGGTTTCCACCTATCCATGCTTACCAAACACCTATCCTGGGCCTGACAGCCAGGATGTAAATGGAAAAGCCACAATCCCCGCCTGGGTCAGGGGTCCCATCTTGTACTCAAGTGAAGCATTTGCCTTCATTTCATTTCTGGACTTGACCATTTGCAGTTTCTAACATCTACACGGTCAGAATACGGGAGGCCTCTGAACTTGGGTGCACCTAGAaatctggctcaggtcagggtgAGGAGAGAACCCTCTCGACTCTTGTTCTCCCCCGGGTCCCTGCCCTTCTTGTTATTGTTTTCCTCAAATCAATACAAATCAGCAAGGTGACAAGGTTGAGACCGTTCACCCGGGGATCCACGCGGGGGCCTTGGAGGATCCATGAGCTTCTCAAGGAGCGAGAGGGAGGTCAAGCATCTGGTGGAATTCAAGGGCGTGAGGTGGAGTTGGGTGGGCACTGAATTGTCTGCTTGGGGCTTGCCTGGATCTCCCTGCCCAAATGGAGAGCATCTTTTGGTGTTTAAGAGGCCTAGCGTTTGCTTGTTTACTTTTCGCAGAAGTCCACATACGATAAAATGTCAAACAGGCTTGAAATAACTGTCTCCACCTCGAAGGCGACATTTCTGAGGCAGtgagtataaaataaatagaaaggacgCACACGTGCCCACCCCACCTGGGGTCCTCGGTGCTTTCACAAGCACAATCTGGCTGCCAGGGTCTGGCAAGCCATGAGCTAAGAGGAGAGACCCCGTTAACCCAGTGGCCACAGGCACCTAACTTGAAAGCGCGAAAGAGGGGGCTATCCGCTTACCACACCCGGGTAGAAATGTCTGAGGAAAGCAGTGAAGCCGGCCGTGCCAGCACTTACACATGGAACATCGCCTGGGCAGCCAGGCGCCATGGGGTACAGACTCACAGTTCCTGAAAAGGAACAGATAAGGTGACGCCTATGGGTTTTCACCCTCACCTCTTtccccctccatccacccacccccccagcccctgccttaATGGCTTGCTTACTCTTTGCGTGAATCGTGCTCACAGTTCCGGCCATAGAAGGAGGGGGGGCAGGCACAGAAGGACCCCAGCATGCAGGTTCCCCCGTTCAGACAGCAGGTTCTGTTCAGCTCCTTACCTGAAATGGAAGAAGAGGcagctgggagggtgggggaactGAAAAGCTGAGGTCCTGGAAAAGCAAAGGTTAATACAGTGCTGAAGGCTTGGTCTTCCCAGTGCTTGGAGAGGTCTAAATATTGTGAAGCTTACAAAATAGGGCTccgctcttttcttttttttaaatttatttttcagagagacagagcacaagtgggggaggggcagagagagagggagacacagaatctgaaacgggctccaggcgctgagctgtcagcacagagcccgacgcggggctcgaacccacaaaccgtgagatcatgacctgagctgaagtcagaggcttaaccgactgagccacccgggcgccccaggactCTGCTTTTTTTGATGTTGCTTTGCTATCGCGCCTCTGCTTTTTTTCATGCTCAGGCTAGGGGTGGTTCCCAGAGAAGCAAGGGGGAAACCGCGTCCCAGGGAGGTGAAATGCACACTGTTGGTCTGGCCTCCAGAGCCAAGTTCAGTCCAACCATCCACCTGGCTCCAGCATCAGGTGGCCACTCAGGAGAAAGAGCATCAGAAAGACAGGAAGCCCGGAGGACCAGGATGGGGAGAGCGCACTGCAGATCTAAGGCAGGTAGGTCTTACTGTCCTGGATTCCTAGGGACGGCACCAACTGCAAAGATCGATGGCGAATTGCAGTCTCCTCCAGGGACCGAAGGCCGTTATCTCTCCAGGCGGGGCCTCCCTGAGGGGGACGTGCAAGTTCACGGGGGTGGCCCAACCCTGAAGGACAAAATTAGCTTGGTGGGGTCAGTATTTCAGGCCACGTGAGAATTGCTACCGATCAAAATAAAAGTCCCTCACCGGCTGCGGCGGCGAATTCCGGTTCAAACGCTTTGGAAATGGCCACGATCAAAATCACACTGGGAGGAGGAAATCAAACATCCGttagcaaaacaaagcaaatcaaGCTCTTCGAGTTAACACCTGGACTTTCTCAACACGAGGACAAGACCACAGACCACTAGGGAGAAAACGTAGAACtccacctttgtttttct
This DNA window, taken from Neofelis nebulosa isolate mNeoNeb1 chromosome 4, mNeoNeb1.pri, whole genome shotgun sequence, encodes the following:
- the CRIPTO gene encoding teratocarcinoma-derived growth factor 1, which gives rise to MDRRSMERLSCSVILIVAISKAFEPEFAAAAGLGHPRELARPPQGGPAWRDNGLRSLEETAIRHRSLQLVPSLGIQDSKELNRTCCLNGGTCMLGSFCACPPSFYGRNCEHDSRKENCESVPHGAWLPRRCSMCKCWHGRLHCFPQTFLPGCDGHVMDEHFLVSRTPELAPSSGITFSLAGICLAIQSYC